Proteins encoded in a region of the Spiribacter sp. 1M189 genome:
- a CDS encoding SDR family NAD(P)-dependent oxidoreductase, whose translation MDTLNAESTALVVGASGGIGHAFVRRLLAESRVRRVWAATRSPRSPDLMALGEAYGDRLAPVVVDILDEQSIADLARHIGGRDPRLHLLINAFGFLHDREADIWPEKRLEDITPEAMLRNYRVNTLAPALIARHFLPLLNHRERAVFASLSARVGSIGDNRLGGWYSYRTSKAAQNMFTRGLAIECGRRAKRVICLALHPGTTDTGLSEPFQGRVPEDKLFSPDFAAGKLLERIDAASAEDSGGFFAWDGAPIPW comes from the coding sequence ATGGACACGCTGAATGCCGAATCCACCGCGCTGGTCGTGGGGGCCAGTGGCGGTATCGGTCATGCCTTTGTGCGCCGGTTGCTGGCCGAGAGTCGGGTCAGGCGGGTCTGGGCGGCCACCCGCTCGCCGCGCAGTCCCGACCTGATGGCCCTCGGGGAGGCCTACGGCGATCGCCTGGCGCCCGTGGTGGTGGATATCCTCGACGAGCAGAGCATCGCCGATCTCGCGCGGCACATCGGCGGGCGCGATCCGCGGCTCCACCTGCTGATTAACGCGTTCGGGTTCCTGCATGACCGCGAGGCGGACATCTGGCCCGAAAAGCGCCTCGAGGACATCACGCCGGAGGCCATGCTGCGCAACTACCGCGTTAATACGCTGGCACCGGCGCTGATCGCACGACACTTCCTTCCGCTGCTTAACCACCGGGAGAGGGCCGTGTTCGCCAGTCTCTCGGCCCGGGTGGGCAGCATCGGCGATAACCGGCTGGGCGGCTGGTACAGCTACCGCACCAGCAAGGCCGCCCAGAATATGTTCACCCGCGGACTGGCGATCGAGTGTGGTCGCCGTGCCAAGCGGGTGATCTGTCTCGCCCTGCACCCCGGCACCACCGACACTGGCCTGTCCGAGCCGTTCCAGGGACGTGTGCCGGAGGACAAGCTGTTCAGCCCGGACTTTGCCGCCGGCAAACTCCTCGAGCGCATCGACGCCGCCAGCGCGGAAGATTCGGGCGGATTTTTCGCCTGGGACGGCGCGCCGATTCCCTGGTGA
- a CDS encoding ligase-associated DNA damage response exonuclease codes for MSSPLIQPTGKGLYCAAGDFYIDPWRPVSRAVITHAHADHARAGSEQYWAASPGLGLLRRRLGPRGVIHGVDYGVPVQFGPVAVSLHPAGHILGSAQIRVEYRGEVWVASGDYKRDADPTCAPFEPLACDTFITEATFALPVYRWPAVESVAADIHAWWQRNASERRTTMLFSYALGKAQRLLAALPAEHPGPIYLHGAVAPLTQDYRDAGVELPPTRMVSEAAKDEDYGSSLVIAPPSAAGSTWMRRFRKPVTGFASGWMRIRGNRRRRGHDRGFVISDHVDWPGLLQTIRDTGARQVLTTHGRADELVRYLNEQGLQARPLATLFGDDEDSD; via the coding sequence ATGTCGTCGCCGCTCATACAGCCGACGGGCAAGGGTCTTTACTGTGCCGCCGGCGATTTCTACATCGATCCCTGGCGCCCGGTGTCCCGCGCCGTGATCACCCATGCCCACGCCGACCATGCCCGTGCTGGCAGCGAACAGTACTGGGCCGCCAGCCCGGGGCTGGGCCTGTTGCGCCGACGCCTGGGACCAAGGGGAGTCATCCACGGTGTGGACTACGGCGTCCCCGTGCAGTTCGGTCCGGTGGCGGTCAGCCTGCACCCCGCCGGCCATATTCTCGGCTCGGCACAGATCCGCGTCGAATACCGCGGGGAAGTCTGGGTCGCCTCGGGCGACTACAAGCGCGACGCCGACCCCACCTGCGCGCCGTTTGAGCCCCTTGCCTGCGATACTTTCATCACCGAGGCCACCTTTGCCCTGCCGGTCTACCGCTGGCCGGCGGTGGAGTCGGTGGCCGCCGACATCCACGCCTGGTGGCAGCGGAACGCCAGTGAGCGCCGCACCACGATGCTCTTCTCCTATGCCCTCGGCAAGGCCCAGCGGCTGCTGGCGGCGCTGCCGGCGGAACATCCCGGCCCGATCTACCTGCACGGGGCGGTTGCCCCGCTCACCCAGGATTATCGGGATGCCGGCGTGGAACTGCCACCCACCCGCATGGTCAGCGAGGCCGCGAAGGACGAGGACTATGGCAGCAGCCTGGTCATCGCACCGCCCAGTGCAGCCGGTTCCACCTGGATGCGGCGTTTCCGCAAGCCGGTGACCGGATTCGCGTCCGGCTGGATGCGAATCCGTGGCAACCGCCGGCGGCGCGGTCATGATCGGGGTTTCGTGATCTCCGACCATGTCGACTGGCCCGGCCTGCTGCAGACCATCCGCGACACCGGCGCCCGCCAGGTCCTCACCACGCATGGCCGCGCGGATGAACTGGTGCGCTACCTCAATGAACAGGGTCTGCAGGCCCGCCCGCTGGCCACACTGTTCGGCGATGACGAGGACAGCGACTGA
- a CDS encoding ATP-dependent DNA ligase yields the protein MQAFAALFRELDEQRGTNAKVAAMADYFSTVEAADGAWAVYFLSGRRLKRLIGPMQLRQWLADVSGLPGWLVEETHEHVGDLAETIALLLQGPGDAGPTDDRGLAVWLEEEIQVLRELDDDARRQRVTTAWQQLDEGSRFLYTKLLTGALRVGVSQTLVERALAQASGQPRPVIAHRLMGQWTPDAAFFRGLFDERSGREDASRPYPFFLAHPLEDEPAASLGAIDDWQLEWKWDGIRAQLVRRADAVHLWSRGESLITETFPELAQGATQLPPDTVIDGEVLAWKDTVLPFAQLQRRLGRKRVSQRFMREVPVRLLAYDLLEADGRDLREAPLERRRAWLEELMAGIDTPLMLSPRIACDSWRDLAALREQSRERGVEGIMLKGRDTAYGTGRPRGPWWKWKISPLTLDVILLYAQPGHGRRANLYTDYSFAVPDGERLVPIAKAYSGLDDAEIRRLDRWIRRHTRERFGPVRSVEPVQVFELAFEGIAPSSRHKSGLALRFPRIARWREDLGPGDADTLAQAKALLP from the coding sequence ATGCAGGCGTTCGCAGCCCTATTCCGGGAACTGGATGAACAGCGCGGCACCAACGCCAAGGTGGCGGCCATGGCGGACTATTTCTCAACGGTCGAGGCCGCCGACGGCGCCTGGGCGGTGTATTTCCTGAGCGGCCGACGTCTGAAGCGGCTGATCGGGCCGATGCAGCTGCGTCAGTGGCTGGCGGATGTCAGCGGACTGCCGGGCTGGCTCGTGGAGGAGACCCATGAGCATGTCGGCGATCTTGCCGAGACCATCGCATTACTGCTCCAGGGGCCTGGAGATGCCGGGCCGACCGATGACCGCGGGCTCGCCGTCTGGCTGGAGGAAGAGATCCAGGTCCTGCGCGAGCTTGACGACGACGCGCGTCGGCAACGGGTCACCACGGCGTGGCAGCAGCTGGACGAGGGCTCGCGCTTTCTCTACACCAAGCTGCTCACCGGCGCGCTGCGCGTGGGCGTCTCCCAGACACTGGTCGAACGGGCCCTGGCCCAGGCCAGCGGCCAGCCCCGGCCGGTGATCGCCCATCGGCTGATGGGCCAGTGGACTCCGGATGCGGCTTTCTTTCGCGGCCTGTTCGACGAACGCTCCGGCCGGGAAGACGCCTCGCGGCCCTACCCGTTTTTCCTCGCTCATCCGCTGGAGGATGAGCCGGCGGCGTCCCTGGGTGCCATCGACGACTGGCAGCTGGAGTGGAAGTGGGACGGTATCCGCGCGCAACTGGTCCGGCGGGCGGATGCCGTCCACCTGTGGTCCCGCGGTGAATCGCTGATCACCGAGACCTTCCCTGAGCTCGCGCAGGGGGCGACCCAGCTGCCGCCGGATACGGTCATTGATGGCGAGGTCCTCGCCTGGAAAGACACGGTACTTCCCTTCGCTCAGCTCCAGCGCCGATTGGGGCGCAAACGGGTGAGCCAGCGTTTCATGCGCGAGGTGCCGGTGCGACTGCTCGCCTACGATCTGCTGGAGGCGGACGGCCGGGACCTGCGCGAGGCACCCCTTGAGCGCCGTCGGGCCTGGCTCGAGGAACTGATGGCCGGCATCGATACACCGCTGATGCTCTCGCCCCGCATAGCGTGCGACAGCTGGCGCGATCTCGCCGCGCTGCGCGAGCAGTCCCGTGAACGCGGGGTGGAAGGCATCATGCTCAAGGGCCGCGACACCGCCTACGGCACCGGACGTCCCCGCGGCCCATGGTGGAAGTGGAAAATCAGCCCGCTGACCCTGGATGTCATTCTGCTGTATGCCCAGCCGGGGCATGGCCGCCGCGCCAACCTCTATACCGATTACAGCTTCGCCGTCCCCGATGGAGAGCGTCTCGTGCCCATCGCCAAGGCCTATTCCGGGCTGGATGATGCCGAGATCCGGCGTCTCGACCGATGGATCCGTCGCCACACAAGAGAGCGCTTCGGGCCGGTGCGCTCGGTGGAACCGGTCCAGGTCTTCGAACTTGCCTTCGAGGGTATTGCGCCCTCATCACGCCATAAGTCCGGACTTGCCCTGCGCTTTCCACGGATCGCACGCTGGCGTGAGGATCTCGGCCCCGGAGACGCCGATACGCTGGCCCAGGCGAAGGCCCTGCTGCCATGA